The following is a genomic window from Episyrphus balteatus chromosome 1, idEpiBalt1.1, whole genome shotgun sequence.
tgCATGTCTTTGATATAGAGAAAAATGTGCATTAAAGTTTCCGGAAAAACCCCAGAAATTTCATGCACACGATGCGTTGGTTGTTGGTCGTAAGGAAGGACATATAAAACATGAAGCGCGAGGATAAAACACGCCGATTACCTATCAACAGAGTCATGAAGCTTGTCGACTTATAACTTTGTCTAATGGCACAAGATAATTGCTATACTGCCATTGAGTCACGTaatgttgatttttatttgcactTAAACTGGGTTGAAATAGGTAACTAGATTGATgtccttttttattattaataagaGAGTGTAGTATTGTATAGAACCAAATTACTTGTGTAGTATTAAAATCATTCAAGTGTATAGTATTTTCCACACAACTTACTAACTGATTGTTGATGATTACATTTATATAATGTTATGTTAAATGAGCTTATCAAGGTTAAAACTATCTTATTTCATGAAGtatcaaaaataaatgcatggtatgtatattagggtgggtgaaaaaaaatcgaaattcttttttttttgatttggtactccgaaaaatcgatctAACTAATCTAACCATTATAAAGAtattcgacatcaaattaaaaaaaaaatataaaaacattttttacttttaaaaattttccaatacactgaaaattcattattttcaaattaacaagatatattcttgtaggggcttaaacgttctataaaaaattactcagaatcaaattgattgctttaaccgtttagaagatattcaaaacggtatccaaaccaatgcccactaattccaatagttttcttatgacccgtatgcattgtgatttggatacgaataacttttaaacggttaaagcaatcaatttgatgccaaggaagtttttgtagaacgtttaatcgcatacaagaatacatcttgctaatttgaaaataataaatttttagtgaactggaaaatttttaaaagtaaaaaatgtttttataatttattttaactttgacctcgaatatctttagaatggttagattaatgaaaaaaacataataaaaccttttttgtggagcaatctgtttcctacatgaatatgtcttgcgcgtttgattattataattttttaatttgatacaaaattaagaacaaaaaacgaactcttaaagattttcttgattttttaacctcaaatatctattaaacggttagagaaacgaaaaaagtgtttaaggcctttttttgcagagcgttcaatttcctacaagaatatgtaaagaaatttgctaaaaagtcgatttaaaaaaaaaagattttttttttagtagaagcttgatgtaaaaatggaaaattgcgaagcggaggaccttcccattaatattaagaactcatatttggtgtgtatattctagaggtgtctagcaatcgatttttcggagtaccaaatcaaaaaaaagaatttaaattttttttgacccaccctaatgtatattgTATAATGTCTATTGAAAGCTACAATGGTCTAATTTATAGTGCATTATAAGGgataaagcaaatatttttgtaaaacaaattgatggaaaaaagaattttgacaaaattccggtttttgcatttttaattcaaaatgagAATTACAGCTACGAGGTCGAGAAATTGCAATAGccaaacaaaatagaaaaacattaaaaatatttgaaagggTCAATCTGTCATTGATATCGCGTCTATATCTGGAAACTGGTATAATGTAATAGAAGATTTTGAAGTTGCTTTGGCCAACTTTTCGACAAACTTTCAAGTGTCTTTAAATTACACTTTCCTGGGGTAACTGAACTATTGAACCCTACCagctttaataaatttaaatggtCGGATTATGCACTTCTTTTGAACAGTAATTCGCAATCTCTTCTTCAGCATTCACTTTTTGTTGAGTACACGGGCCAAAGAATGACTGAAGTCATTAAATTTTTAGACCCTTTTCTCCAAAAGACCACACACACTTATTCTCTTTTGTTTAACTACAGCTTTTTTGAATGACAAACTCCCCtaccttttttaaaatctttataCCCATTATTATAGAATTAACTAAAAGTTGTGTCTAGCTTAAAGGACagattatcttaaaaaaactgTCCAACGAACTAGAACATTGCACTGATTCTAAATCGTTCTGGCAGATTGTAAGGGAACTTGTGGGCGTAATCATGGTATGAAGTACTCTTTAAATGCTGAGACGCTAGGAGctaataataattaaagttCTGCTCTTAGCGAATGAAGACCTTCATACCTTCCGATAAGGCACTACATAACTTCGTAGTAAATTAGGTGGATACTGATATTTTGCCAGTAGAATTGGAAGCAAAACAGCACTTTTGAGTTCAGAAATTATATTCTGACTTTCTTTAATAGATTGTACAACAACGCCGATGTTCGAACTAGTTTCaagaaatctaatttttttgcaattaaaaaaaggcAATGCAAAAGCTCCAGAAAATTGTAAAAGTTTCAGTTGTAAATAGAATAAGAAAAATTCTTGCTGACTATTCTGAATGAAAGATTCATTAAATAGATTGAGAGTAGTAATCGTTTGAGTATTTTAAAGttggtttcagaaaaatattttctaccaCAGACCATGTTTATTGCTGTTCAAGCATCGCCAGAAAGTTTaatgaacaaaagaaaaaactatacaTTTGCTTTGACAAAGTCAACAGAGAACAGACAGGCTTTAATTTATAAGCACTCCTTTACCTCGTTAACGTCGAAAGCTTTTATTAATGTatgaaaacttaattttatcaTCACAATTTTTTCGACACAACAGACGGTATGCCTCAAGGTTGTATTCTCTGTCCTTTACTGTTTGACAAAGGGACTCCTGGTTGAGTTTCTTTTGCTAACAGTTTTGTTATATGCTGACGATTTGGctattttggttttaaattcaaattcgaTCCTAAATGGGCTTGAGGTCTCTTTATAAAtgttttcctattttgttttcGACGCTACGTTTCGACCGTATTTCCAGTCTTCTTCAGGgctaattattaaaaaaaaatacaaaaaatgctaaaaatctaaaatctaatatctattcaacaaaaaggtcacgaagataggaattattattttgtttttattttgctggTAATCCAGTTTCATTATAGATACAAATTAATTGACTGGTAATTTTGTGAGACTTGGGGTCTGAAAATCaatgaacaaaaaaaccaaaattatgatttttaaagaaaacttgCTGATGAAAAGTGGTCACTCATAGAAACTGTCCAGGAGTTTATGTACTTTGGCGTTCTACTTACTCACAATTTAGACTTTGTCAAACATgctaaagtaaaaaacaaagaagCCAAATGAGCACTTAATTTGATGTGGCCTAAGTTTTCTCTATCTCCAATATTGATTTGACATCTTTTTACCTTACCCAAATGATTTGCCACAGCTATGAGATCTACCTAGCCTTTTATTATAGTTAGTCGGAGAGgtgaccgtcgagttacttagctcataaggttaggggttaaaattggtgtcaaatgaaagataagttgatactggaaataaaataaaagggttgccacttctaaaatgggaacttccatgtggcaaccctattttaaaggaaaaattgtcacataactaatacattcatttctttgttgtttggccggATAAACTGagtattttctaaaatatggtgtatagtttagctttctagtgcataaaaagttatactgttttgctcaaagaagatttttgtcagtgttgttttcatttgaatggggttgccacatttgtagggttacattctttatattatttcattatttttttctactattttgactttcgtttggcatttcaaaaattttttatccgGCCGAATAACAAAGatttgaatgtattagttatgtgacaatttttcctttaaaatagggttgccacatggaagttcccattttagaagtagcaaccctatttttttattttcggtatcaacttatttttcatttgacaccaattttaacctctaaccttatgagctaagtaactcgacgcacggtcgccgcttggactaaGTTTTAAACTATCTCattttatgttgcaaatcagtcagaaaattgcttttttcttttatgtttccctctttttaaaagaaatatttaatttttgccaTTATAAATTGCACTGAAAATGAGACTAATGTAGCTCGACCACTGTAGCACGAAACATAAACTTATGCCCCTCAAAAAACGAAAGTGCTtattctcatttttatttgttaaaacttTCTGCTTTAAAGAAtgctgcaaaaaattaattcaaaacttACCTATCGGATCAATACATTCAAGTGTTAGTGCACACTTAATCCATGGCAGTAGAATTTTCTCCTCCACCAACGGTGTATCAGCGAAAAACACCTTATCCAGCTCAACCATTCGCAAGAATATAAAATCATCTGCGTCCGTTTGAAAATAATCAAACATTTTCGGATGCGTTCGTGTTGACACAGCTTTGGGTGTTGTCCAACCCAACACACCCGGTCCAGCCTTAGCTCGTAAATCATTCAAATCACGACTATTTCCACGAATTCGAACGGAATTTTCGGCAAagagaatattttttgaacgCATTAGAGCGTCCTTTATCACAATGGGACGATATGCATGCATCCGTTGATCCGTCACATAGGATGGAAAAACAGACAGGTCATAGTTTATTACTGAACACTTCGAGCTATTGCAGAATGCTGACAAGGCTCGAGAATCATCTTCGGACAGACCGAGATCATAGATGAGCAAATACTCGTTTGGAAATTTTGCAGCTATATTCTGTGACAATAGGATGGCGGACGGTGCCTGACCTTCTTGAACGTATGTAACAATAGTGAAGTTTGCCTTTGTGCCATTGTATGGAGTGGCATTTGTTGTAAATGGCTGTGATGACTGCTGTAGTTGTGATGGTTGTGATTGACCACCAGTGTACAAAGTCTGTGATGGTGATGTTGGAAGATTGCTAAAACCTAAAATAGCTAAGTATTTTGGTTCAATATCGAATTTTTTTGCTTCCGTTGCTCGTAGAttttcctagaaaaaaaaaaataaagaaaaaaatattgttaaaaaaaatattcaatattaatAACAGGGTAGTTATAGATTTTGTTTCTCCATTAACTATGTGTATGGGTTAATAATCTTCTTTTTAAGATAAGATAACAATTTGGGTGTTTGTTTGTTGCTTAGCGTCAtacatcgttaaaaaaaaccTCCAAAATATTGTCAAGAAAACACAATTTATGGTTTAGATAAGGGTTATCAGTATGTTAGATTTGAATCACCAAAAATTTACTTGGAATATCTAATCTAAATAATGTAAGTCTTTGAACATTGATAGGTTAATgaatcattttttagatttttctatatgtttttttggGCAAAGGTAGTAAATATCTAATAAAATTGcttttatgatttatttttgtagaatgtaggtatttaagtggtttaataatttttacacaaaaacctTCGATTGAATAGGATTTATATGTTTATTGAAGCCgatttccatgttttttttttaaatttgtttaagctCATAAAGGCGACATTTATTCATTTATGTTATATTTGTTAAGGTTTTCTTGAGGTAAAGGTTAGTCTGGTATTCATCATATTGCGATCGTTGGGGTAAtctccttattttattttcatgaagAAAGCAAGTAAACAGCCTGCCCGAAAGAGAAGTGAGAAAAGCCCATAATATATGTAATAATGGGCATTGAAGAACAACCTGAAAACCTAGTACTGATCTAAAAAGACTTTTAAAAAGCGATTACAAAACTTGAAAGCAAGAAATTCAACACCTCCAAATATTTACCAGCCGAATTGTATTTTAAACCTTATCTTAAAAGAAAGATGATTTTAttcttgaaaatattaaaaaattctcCAACATTTAAGGAGTAAGGAGTTTTAATATAAGAAACCTTTTGATTTATTGCTTTGAttcctttttataaataacactCTTTTCTAGGTGATTCCCGCTCACTCTAGAATCAAGATCGTTGCTTGACTAAGGCAGGATCAGTCGCAAGAAAGATGCATTTGGCAATTTCCAAATTCATTACGATTTTCAAGCTCTCTTCCTTGATTCAATTTCTGTATGTTAAGTCGCCAGGTAAGCAATTGTGGTAGAATACTTTAAAATTGCAAATTGAAACAATGAAGCAATGCCTTCTCAAttattcaagtgtttttttttttagggtaaAGCACTTGCAATTAGGGAAGCCATGTAGAATGCTTAAGAATCATACAATAGCAAGAAAAATTTGCGTAATGTAGCGGTGtttgataaaattataaataatattcaatGAATGCAAAGAATAAATAGAGACCCTGTTTGAATGAGTACCCAACAGTATTGATATTGATGGCCCAGAACATGCTGGTTTATGTCTATTCACGAGATTCCTCACGTAGTTGAGAACGTCTTACTTGAACAGCAGAGAAAGAGCACCAGGTTCTCTTTGTTCTTAGTAAATCCTATTGTAATTCTTAAGTCTCGTTCCATGTTCGCCTTTTTTCCATTGACTAAATACTAAAACAGATATAAACATAGTTGACATCAGTTCAGGTGAGCTTATTTGGAAACGCTCAACTTAGTTTAGTTAAGTTCAATCGGTGTAGTTCACAAAACAGTTCGCTTAAAAGTGAACTCAGCTAAGAGTTGAGCTGAAACTTGTGGTCTTTgcgtttttcgacttttttttttacagaactCAATGGCTTCATTGAGGCCTTTAGCGGCATTGAGCAAAAGACTTGCACATAACCGAAATAAATTCACAGAGACCCTTCCAACATGATAAAATATAaactgaatgaaattttttaaatttatttatatacctactcatgaaaattttaaaattacaactttGATCTTTATTGGCTCCTAAGCCTCTGTATAATCTAAAGGTTCTACACCTACAGTCTACACGTGACGGAAAGtgctgcaatttttttttgttaactcaaTGTTAACTCACTACTCATCATATGACCAGAATGTGAATATGTCTAGaattactaaaaattttatttcagttataatataacattaaaaataaataaaatcttgatTTACTTTATTCTCCAAACTTTTAAACTTTGTCTCAGTGGAAATAATGCAAAGTTTATAAGTtcaatgatttaaaaaattcagagCAATATCGTAGTTTCAGTTAACCTACTGTTGTATCgctgttattatttttttataccctTGAGGTTAAGTCTTGATTATTGTGTCtgaataaaagaaaacattgtTGTGTGTACAAACTATGGAGCTTATTTTCCTTTGTAACAAAGACAACATATGTTAGTTACACCTCTCTATACCTACTATTtctaatatgtatgtatttgtttgTTGCTATATATATAACAAAACACTTGGCTGACCatttatttgttattataatttaatattgGCTAAATGAATATGTTTTCCCTTGTGaaataattaaagtaaaaatatgtgtaggtGGATAACAACATTCCATGCGTAGGTACTATCATGTTCATGAATTGTAAGAATCGGTGAGAAATTATAAACATCTTTTCCTATAGGGAAATGAttaatatataaacaaaatgagTTGGATTTAAGGTTGATTCAAAGAACCCTCCGAAATATAAGTTCACAATGTTTACTGTATTTAACAGatcgattttttatttgaacccgtaaagtaaaaattaaaaaaaaaaatgaaattaaagatagctttatttttgtttctagtccacaaattaaaaagaaataaaatgcacgactggggtcgcacgtacttgctcttatgctaaaagtaatTCTTATGttgaagctttttattcaagaaaattaggaaaattttaaaatttgatatttttaagaaatttcaaaaggagtgtaaaaaattaaatctgtttttataattgattaaacaccgttttaaattatgttttacaaaaaaacaagtatcccattttattacttatataaacaggtatttttagaaattttttttcgaaaatcgttagagccgttttttttaaaataattttttatatataaaaaatttctaacatttttcaaaaaaaaaagttgctatgccattttgaagaaataattaatttacacaaaaaaaaaaaaagaaatttcaaaatttttcactgacccgttttcaaaaaattgatttttcaaaaaaaaaaaatgttgaaatattttttaaaaatccaaaaattatttttttgaaaattttctaaaattttaatattacctttacctaaacgcttttgtataaaattttttgttgaaatcgggttaatcttgtacgagatattcagaaaccaaaaaaaccgttctattatttcaaaagttggctcttatgtgaaatactacacacaaaaattttaatcaaaatcgttagagccgtttttgaacaaaattaaattttctatttccgttgtatggcaggtaccgttagttttggtcataaaaaaaaaaaattcaaattctccTCTAAGGAATTActaaaaactgctaactaccaagtttgaagaaaatcacttcactcgtttaggctgtagctcgaggtacatatatacagacagacagacagaattgccggacccacttttttggcattctccatcatcgtaatgtcatgtaaaattgttatctcgagttcgattttttttacgaatcctaaacttgccctatagaacctatatcgcaagtaaaaatctcaGAAAAGTTGAGACGTCTGCCAATTCGTCTAAGAAATTCTGATCCACTTATATCGATTTAAGTGACACCTTATTTTCGCCTCAGACTTCACATTATTAATTTGTATCAATTTGAATCTTAATCTTGTCCtgtcctcatttttttttttaagcttaccATTTTCGTTtgaagtacctacctacctcaTTTGACTAAACGATTTCCTCATAAATCTAACATCAGCACTCACAATTTTCTCGTCATTCAAATATATTTAACAAAGAGCCGATTAGTATCTTTGCACAAAACTATAGATactcatcaacatcatcaaacTGCTTAGATacaaatacagaaaaaaaagtgcaatcaaTTTACGGTGACAAAAACGCTGCTGCAAGCACTTTGCGCTCGCGACAATATTCTAAATTGAAAAGTGTGATATTAAAAAAGCACATTTATTTTCTGAATAATATTTCAGgcatataaaaatattgtatatcTGCCGTATACCCGACCCGTGCCTCTTGGCGCCGCCGTGTCGTTTATCTACAACAATTGTTCCATTGCGCGCTCTATGAACTAGGGGGACATAGCACACACACACCATAATGATGACTGGCAACTGGCAAGGTGAAGGTACCCGTTGGCAAAaccataatttcttttttttttttttcattcttttcacTTTTGTCACTACTACACgcgattttttgttctttttaattagaaaaaaaaagtgaatgacAATGAGTTCAGAAAAAGTGTGAGAAGGGGAGTTGGGAAAAAGGACATTTCGGGATTGAGATCtgacttgttttattttttaaaatgtagaaACTTTTAACTGTGTCATAAAAATATATCTAAAAATAAGCTTTTACCACATCAATATCAGTACCTGCCAGTCATCGGAGGGCTCAGTTATAAATGACATATGTTTCagggtttattattttttgacaggtaatttgttttaaagcaATTACTTCGATAAATGTTTGACAATAACAAACGACAAAATAAATGTGGAGACCTTTCTTTTTTCTATTGGCATTTAGAAATTTctaattaattaatagaaatgTACATGATTAAGAGCTAAGATAGAGATATTGACCATATTGTTTTGAGGTAATTGTATATTTTTCAGGAGGGATATTTTATATCTGCTAAATCAGACATCATTTAACTCTgacaataatttataaaaatatatttttagaaataccATTTTAATACTTTGTAAATTCGTCATGGTCCTTCTTTTTACCTCACCATggcaaaactaataaaatacacgactatGGGATACGTGCTCACTTGCTCTTTTACTAAAAGTAActttaatgttaaagctttttattcaagaaaattagggaaaatttaaaatttgatattttcaagaaatttcataagtagtgtaaaaaataaaatctgttttataattaattaaacaccgttttaaatgatcatttataaaaaccaagtatgccattttattattgtataaaaaggtatttaaaataaaatttgaaaaacgttagagccgttatttaaaaaaataattttttatacatacaaattttctaacatttttcaaaaaaaaaaagttggtacctatgccattttgaagaaataaataacttacacataaaaacgaaatttaaaaatttttcaagaacctgttttcaaaaaattgatttttcgaaaaaaaaaaattgaaatatttttttataaatccaaaaatgtgttttttgaaaattttcttagattttaatatCACTTTTACTTAAACACTTTCGTATAAAACTTTTCGTCgaaatcgggttagtcttgtacctacgagatatttagaaacacaaaaaaaaaaaaacgttatatggcaggtaccgttaatagaggtacgaaaaatatttttttaaagcgaCATACTTTTtataacattaaattaaaaacgatGCTAAAAGA
Proteins encoded in this region:
- the LOC129914191 gene encoding uncharacterized protein LOC129914191; this translates as MRTKNLVLILCCVVLTSFIFIILGPAGQQNDSLKNIVTQTHQRFNKLQENLRATEAKKFDIEPKYLAILGFSNLPTSPSQTLYTGGQSQPSQLQQSSQPFTTNATPYNGTKANFTIVTYVQEGQAPSAILLSQNIAAKFPNEYLLIYDLGLSEDDSRALSAFCNSSKCSVINYDLSVFPSYVTDQRMHAYRPIVIKDALMRSKNILFAENSVRIRGNSRDLNDLRAKAGPGVLGWTTPKAVSTRTHPKMFDYFQTDADDFIFLRMVELDKVFFADTPLVEEKILLPWIKCALTLECIDPIGAQSNGCKYNKKPQYRYSGCHAYDTSAFNIVLGLTWHLDDSKYSLPGEDNNIFYQETLEQATKILENRRRNSSETSDHPFADD